A window from Triticum aestivum cultivar Chinese Spring chromosome 6D, IWGSC CS RefSeq v2.1, whole genome shotgun sequence encodes these proteins:
- the LOC123143238 gene encoding glutamate receptor 3.1, translated as MEISFLMLLVLSLLLFPNGICKGLAARPPVVNIGSILQFNSTTGGVAAVAIHAALEDINSDPTVLNGTTLKVQIKDTNCFDGFLGMVQALQFMETDVVALIGPQCSTISHIISYVANELRVPLMSFASDATLSSIQFPFFVRTGPNDLYQMAAVAEVVDYNHWKIVTAIYIDNVYGRNGIAALDDALALKRCKISYKVGFPSNAKRSELINLLVSVSYMESRVIILHTGAEPGLKLFSMAKQLNMMGNGYVWIATDWLSAYLDANSSVPAETISGLQGVLTLRPHIPNSKMKSNLVSKWNKQSKKSNYSDLRVNTYGFYVYDSVWAVARALDAFFDDGGRISFSNDSMLHDETGGTLHLEAMSISDMGNKLLEKIRKVNFTGVSGQVQFDAGGNLIHPAYDIINIIGNGMRTIGFWSNYSGLLSTVSPEALYSKPPNISLADQHLYDVIWPGETAQRPRGWVFPSNAKQLKIGVPNRFSFKEFVTKDNSTGSMKGYCIDVFTQALALLPYPVSYKFVPFGNGTENPNYDKLVQMIESNEFDAAIGDIAITMRRTVTLDFTQPFIETGLVILAPVKQHITSSWAFLQPFTLQMWCVTGSYFLIVGVVVWVLEHRINDDFRGSVRQQIITIFWFSFSTLFFAHRENTMSSSGRGVLIIWLFVVLIIVSSYTASLTSILTVQQLDTSIKGIDDLKSSNDPIGFQVGSFAQDYMVKELNISRSRLRALSSPQEYAEALKLGPKEGGVMAIVDERPYVELFLSTYCKIAVAGTDFTSRGWGFAFPRDSPLQVDLSTAILSLSENGELQRIHDKWLKTGECATDNSEFVDSDQLRLESFLGLFLICGVACILALLIYFGIMLRKYLRHDQRKSLRRFISFVHGKDPPKNNERRSMSLLGSSTPATPMSSLTTLEIERPAREVRNGSVIEMES; from the exons ATGGAGATATCTTTTCTCATGTTGTTGGTTCTCTCTCTGCTTCTGTTTCCTAATGGCATCTGCAAGGGTTTAGCTGCGAGGCCTCCTGTTGTGAATATTGGGTCTATTCTTCAATTTAACTCCACCACTGGAGGTGTTGCCGCGGTTGCCATCCATGCAGCCTTGGAAGATATCAACTCTGATCCAACAGTTCTAAATGGAACTACACTAAAGGTTCAAATCAAGGATACAAATTGCTTTGATGGTTTCCTTGGCATGGTTCAAG CTTTGCAGTTCATGGAGACTGATGTTGTTGCACTCATTGGCCCTCAGTGCTCTACAATTTCTCATATCATTTCATATGTAGCAAATGAGCTTCGAGTCCCTTTGATGTCCTTTGCTTCTGATGCAACTCTTTCATCGATACAATTCCCGTTCTTTGTCAGGACTGGTCCCAATGACCTCTATCAAATGGCGGCTGTGGCAGAAGTTGTTGACTACAACCACTGGAAGATTGTGACTGCCATATACATTGACAATGTTTATGGTCGAAATGGCATTGCTGCTTTGGATGATGCACTTGCTTTAAAGCGCTGCAAAATCTCCTACAAAGTTGGGTTTCCTTCCAATGCTAAAAGAAGTGAGCTCATAAATTTGTTGGTTAGTGTCAGTTATATGGAGTCTCGTGTTATCATTCTCCATACTGGAGCTGAACCTGGACTCAAGCTTTTCTCTATGGCAAAACAACTGAACATGATGGGCAACGGCTATGTGTGGATTGCAACTGACTGGCTGTCTGCATATCTTGATGCTAATTCATCAGTTCCTGCTGAGACTATATCTGGCCTGCAAGGTGTTCTTACTTTACGGCCACATATCcccaactcaaagatgaagagtAATTTGGTCTCCAAATGGAACAAGCAAAGTAAAAAGTCCAACTATAGTGATCTTCGTGTAAATACTTACGGTTTTTATGTTTATGATAGTGTCTGGGCAGTAGCTCGGGCTCTGGATGCCTTCTTTGATGATGGTGGTCGGATTTCCTTTTCAAATGACTCGATGTTGCATGATGAAACTGGAGGAACTCTTCACCTTGAAGCAATGAGCATTTCTGACATGGGAAATAAATTATTGGAGAAGATTAGAAAGGTAAACTTCACTGGGGTGTCTGGGCAAGTGCAATTCGATGCTGGAGGCAACCTAATTCATCCTGCATATGACATCATAAACATCATCGGAAATGGCATGCGGACCATTGGTTTTTGGTCAAATTATTCTGGCTTGTTGTCGACTGTCTCTCCAGAGGCTCTATATTCAAAGCCTCCTAATATTTCTCTCGCTGATCAGCATCTCTATGATGTTATTTGGCCTGGGGAGACTGCACAGAGGCCTCGAGGATGGGTTTTTCCTTCTAATGCCAAGCAGTTGAAAATTGGTGTTCCCAACAGATTTAGTTTCAAAGAGTTTGTCACGAAAGACAATTCTACTGGGTCAATGAAGGGTTATTGCATCGATGTCTTTACTCAGGCATTGGCTTTGCTTCCTTATCCTGTTAGTTACAAGTTTGTACCTTTTGGGAATGGTACTGAAAATCCTAATTATGACAAACTCGTACAGATGATTGAATCAAAT GAATTCGATGCCGCTATAGGGGATATCGCAATTACAATGAGGCGGACAGTAACTTTAGATTTCACCCAGCCATTCATTGAAACAGGCTTAGTTATCTTGGCTCCGGTTAAACAGCATATAACATCGTCCTGGGCATTCTTGCAGCCATTTACTTTGCAGATGTGGTGTGTTACAGGGTCGTACTTCCTTATTGTGGGTGTGGTTGTTTGGGTTCTTGAACATCGGATCAATGATGATTTCCGTGGTTCAGTACGTCAACAAATAATAACTATTTTCTG GTTCAGCTTTTCGACGTTGTTCTTTGCACACA GAGAAAATACTATGAGCAGCTCAGGGCGTGGTGTCCTGATCATATGGCTGTTTGTTGTTTTGATAATTGTATCCAGCTACACCGCGAGTCTTACTTCCATCCTGACCGTGCAACAACTTGATACTTCTATAAAAGGAATCGATGACCTGAAAAGTAGCAATGATCCTATTGGTTTCCAAGTTGGTTCTTTTGCACAAGACTACATGGTCAAGGAGCTCAACATCTCACGTTCAAGGCTGAGAGCTCTCAGTTCACCACAAGAATACGCTGAAGCCCTCAAGCTAGGCCCCAAGGAAGGAGGTGTTATGGCCATTGTTGACGAGCGCCCCTATGTTGAACTGTTTTTGTCAACCTACTGCAAGATTGCGGTAGCTGGCACAGATTTCACCAGCAGAGGATGGGGCTTT GCATTTCCAAGGGACTCCCCTTTGCAAGTAGACCTCTCCACCGCAATCCTGTCATTGTCAGAGAATGGGGAACTGCAGCGAATCCATGACAAGTGGCTCAAGACAGGGGAGTGCGCAACTGACAACAGCGAGTTCGTTGACTCGGACCAGCTCCGCCTTGAGAGCTTCCTTGGTCTGTTCCTAATCTGTGGCGTTGCATGCATCCTCGCGTTGCTAATCTACTTTGGTATCATGCTACGCAAATACCTGAGGCATGACCAGAGGAAGAGCCTGAGAAGATTCATCTCATTCGTCCATGGCAAGGATCCGCCGAAGAACAACGAGAGGCGGTCCATGAGCCTGCTTGGAAGCTCGACGCCGGCAACGCCGATGAGCAGCCTTACTACCCTTGAGATAGAAAGGCCGGCCAGGGAAGTCAGAAATGGCAGCGTTATTGAAATGGAAAGCTAG